One Takifugu flavidus isolate HTHZ2018 chromosome 3, ASM371156v2, whole genome shotgun sequence genomic window, aaaaaagaaacaaagatgaagaaagtggaattcttttttttttctttttttcagtcgAAAATACAGTGTTTTCACAATTGTATAAAAGTTCCCAAATTTGGAATTTTCCAGTCGCTGGAaaattaaaggaaataaaataagattaaaCTTCGCATTTCACAATGTttcaaaacacaataaatgctCTCTTTACGTAAAATTTGCCCCTATGATCGACACCATGTTCCTTTTTACTaaaatatatctatatattgAAGACCTATAGTACTGTACACAACagtatgaaataaataaaattaggAAATATAAAATGGGCCACATAAATAATGTTTGTTCaacctaaaaataaaatgaatgcaaTTTGTTGTTTCAaaataaggaaagaaaaaaaagaaaaacccaaaaaaaaaacaggcggTTTGGTGTAATACTGACAGAGTGAGAAAACATTGCACGACTTAATGTAAACTAAGGAACTGTTGCCTCTACGTCTTTAATACTGACACGGATGCTTCCAAGAACAACGATATCATAATACTGAAGCTGGTGAGAaacaaaaggacagaaaaatggAGCTTCCTTTGACACGAGACCAGGGTGGCACTTCAGAAACACACAGGTTCAAAGGTTTGCATATAAGGCTTCTTTTTTTCACCACAACCACGTGACCGAGACCCCGTCCTCCACCCCATCCCTCCTTCGTCTGTCCTCCACCCCATCCCTCCTTCATCTGTCCATTTCTCTCTTTAAATTGtcctccttttaaaaaaaaaacaaaacaataaaaacactccTTCATACAGTCGAATTCCTTCATTTGATCCAAGAGGCCTAAAATCGTGTGGTTGTAGATGTTTGGAACTAAAGACGACaccgttgggggggggggcaggggggcaggggggcaggtAGGAGATGACGAGGGTAATACTGAAGGACTGTAGTGCAGACACTTCTGCTCTTTTTCAACactgtataaatatatacataggcaatactttttattcttttttttgttcatgaTTATAGAAGCGGAGTGCAATTTGTACAAGTCACTAGTTGTGCTATAAATACTGTGGAACACTGGGGGGGCGTTATCTGAGGAGGTTAGCACCACACATATGTTTAGGCCTTAGCTCTGTACATTTGTTCTTCATGTCTTCATGTTCCGTTTGCATAATGCAGCTTATTTCACAAACCCatacctccacctcctccgcgCCTCCAGATTGATTTGTGACGGGCGTCTGAGGAGGCCTCCCGGAAGCTTcaggcacgtgcacgtgcggcTTAAAACGGTCGTTCCAAACCGCTGAGAATACTGAACcggaaaaaagggggaggaagCGAGAGGCTCGCTCCCGAACATCACATGCCGTCCTCCATGGCGTCCTCGTGATCCGATTTGGTTTCCATTTTGCCATCCAGCGAACTGTCGTCCATCGAGTGCTCCCCgttctcctcctcgtccctcAACGTGTCAGGGTCTGTGTCCATGctcttgctctcctcctcctcttcctcgaaCTCGTCTTCCCTTCTTCCCATCTTTGCGTACGCTCCGTCCACTTCCTTCCGTCCCTCTCTGCTGATCCCTCCGTTCACGCCCTCGTGCCTCAGGATGGCCTCGCGCTCCGGCAGCTCCGGGTAGCCCTGGGGGGTGATGCCCTGCAGGTACGCCCGGCTCATCAGCAGCTCCGTGGGCTCCAGGTGACCCTTCTCGCGGGCCTCGCGCTCGGCCGCCTCTCGCTCCTCGGCCTCGCGTTTGCAGTAGGAGTAGCGGTGGTTCATGTGCTGCGAGTACGAGCCCGAGTGCGAGAACCGCTTGCCGCACTTGTCGCACTGGTAGGGCTTCTCGCCCGAGTGGAGCCGCGAGTGCTCGATGAGATGGTGCTTGTGTTTGAAGGCCTTCTTGCAGATCTGGCACTGGTGCGGCCTTTTACCTGCGGACACACAAAACGCAGGGGACACACGGTGAGACGGCCGCTGCTTTCGGATCCCACAACACAtcacaacagtcacaacagaGCACAAGGCAGAGGCGGAGGAAGTGCACATTTCAGCACGGAGCGCCAAATCCTATTTGAATAAACTATTTGTTTATTCAAATTGCAGCCGCAAAGAGAAAGTGCGCTCGCATCCGTGGGCCCGCTTTATGGAAATTCCCTCCCGCGGTTAAAACATGGACAAACTCCACCACAACTACTTATTTTAGGCCGCTGTGATGGAGGCGACGGTATGAATGGTGCTGCgacgcaaacaaacaaacaagaggaaGCGTGTCGGACGGAGGGAGCGGAGCCGGGACGGGGTTGAAGGGCTCAGAGGGGGGCGACGCTGCTTATCTCCAAACGCGATTCAGGTTCATGGTGGCGCGAGGGCCCGTGTTTGGTTCTGGGCCGGGGAGTCCTCTCGCTCGCGAAGGAGCGGCAGAAAGTTGGCTGCCGGAGCAGGGCGAGATTGTTTTATGACGCCATAAACTGTCTGGCTGAATGAAAGCTGTTTACAAGCTCTACCTGCATCTGTTTAAGAGGCTAATTTTAGACCTTTTCTGACGCTCTCTGGTGACCACATGTGCTGCGCTAGCctcaaagaaaaaagagagtTCCACATCTGGCTCCACTTTACTGCACTTCTGAGCGTCGCAGCGCCATTGCGACGCACGCGCGGCGACACGTCCATGAAAGCATCAGAAGATGCGTCAGTGTTCTGGAGATAACGCAGGctggggattttcttttttttttttcgggtTTGTTTTTAAGAGTTCAGTGCCGTTCCGACGGTGCGGCCCGCTTCCCTTTCATGTCCGAGCAGATAACACGGAGGCTGCGTAAAGCGGCTAACGCTCTACCGCTGATAGCGGATAAAACAAATGATGCAACCTTGTGAAAGGGAATCTCCATATCATAACTGTAATGAAAGAGTTTTTATCAGCGCTCTGAAGCTTCTGCTGATGCCATCTATCCATCCCTAATAATGGGCCCGATAAAGCTGCTGGAAACTGGCTTTATGTAGCGAGGTGAACTGGAGTGTTCCTTTAAAGATATCAAATTTGGCTAATTTGGCAGGATATGACTGTAAAATAAAGCATCAGCTCACAAGATAACTCTTTGCTACCTGCCAAAAATCACAACAGAAAGATGTGACATGCTAGCTAAAAACCGCTGGCATCTCCTGTCAATGAAGAAGCAAGTTAGCTGTTTACAGATGAAAATTAGGGGTTAAACAgagaggggaagaagaagaaagggggaaaCATAAAATAGATTCATTCcgatttggaaaaaaaaagcaaacatttaaaacataaaaaagcatgGGGGTTAAAATAAGGGTCTAGAACAGTATATACCTGTGTGTTCATATTTGTGTCTGAGAAGGGAACTGCTCTTCTGGAATGTTTTGTCGCACAAGTCACACGCGTACATACCACTTTCAGTCTTCTTAATCTTCTTCCGTGACAGACAGGAGTCGGGGTCTGTCATGTCGTCCAGCCCTGACATGTAGTCTGGTGTACCGTCGAGCAGGTCCCccttcaaaaaataaaaagaaagagagagaaacagaaacaagAATGAATTTGTGGCGCAAGAACTCGTTAGCTGCTGCGTTGTGTGTTTATTAGGAAGGTTATTAGCTGAAGGAGCAATGCTAAAACGTGACTCGGGCATCAGCAGCATTTATCTACTGCTCGTCCTTTTAGAAGCATTCACAACAAGATGGATACGTTTTGCTGCTTCAACACGTTCAACATTCTAGCTGTAAACGATTCTGTTATGATAATGATACTTCACTTGTCTGGTATCGTGCTCATCAAGCTAACATCCGCCCGCAGGATGCTAAAGCTGACATCAGGAGGGAGGGCGCTTAGCGTCTTTGGCATCAGTTTTGCTTCTGCTGTGACGTTTCTACCTCATGATTTAATAAGCTAATGTGTCTCAACAACGTATTCACATTCACATGCTCCCTGAAAAACAGACcgtcaaacaaaacacaagcatCTTGCAATAATCTCAATTCACGCGCTCAGATGTGATTCGTCAATCAACACATTTGTTCATATTGTTAGAATTCATGTAACGACCACTAAAGCAGCGTCCCCACGAGGTTCTTCGGCGAAAAGCAAACAAGCGCGCGATGCTACAGGTTCtcatgcatttttaattgcCTGCACAGACCGGCGTTGATTCCTTATGAAATTTTCAGCTGAGTCTAATATCGCCCATCCATATCTGACACGCTGCCCATTATGAAAGTCGGGCATAATGGCGTATTCAGTGTGGTCTAATTCTGCACATTTTCCTCCAAAGTTTTCCTTTATGATTAAGATTATGGTCTCCAGCGTGAATTGATGGAGGACAATATTAGCAGCCATTCTTGAAAATGCAAACTCATATAATGATTGAAATCAGAAGGTGCACCTTAGCGGCCGATAATGAGCCAGTGAAGCGTCCtttaatgaatgtgtgtgtgataatggGAGGACAGCTGCTCACTGTGTTTTAAGAAGAGGCCACTATCACCCGGCAATCAATTTGAGCTAAACGCCTGtagctgtattttttaaatctaatttaatAACTTAGAATAGGAAACATTATTAATACTTTTTTCATCAAAATGGTTCCCTCTATGTTAAACAGCCCTCAGCGTTCAGCAGTAATGAACATGGAGACGGTGCATTATTAATCCACACGTCGGAGCTCATTTCAGCGCCGgctctttttaaaatgcagcaaagttgcgacggggggggggggggggggggggggggatgggggggggatttcaCAGGAGCGCACCGCTCCGGGGCTCACCTCTGTCACTTTTTTACAAAGGCCTTTCACCCATATTTAATAGCAAACCTATCGGAGCTGGAGGAGTCGGGATCATTAATGCGTTCCATCCACCGCCCGTTCGAGTTTACGGCGGCGAGTGGGAACAATTACAGATTTACTCAGCTGAGATTTTAAGACCAATGTGGTTCCTGTTTTTATTCGAACCTGATGATGTTTTAAAGGGGTTGAGCTGGCGAATAACGCTGAAAATATAAACACTTGAGGATTCCTGCTGCCAATATACGGCAGAGCCGGAGCAATTATCATCCTCCCAAATTTGAGAGGTTCTGCAGACGGCGGCTGCTCGCTCCCACCTGGGTCACCTCCAAACCTCCACATCATCAGCACGGCTGGAATATTTACCTGGAAACCTGATTTCCGCTGGTactttctcctctgctgcatctCGGCAAAGGTGGCTGCACCTGCTGCGTAAGTGTAGGCCATGTGTGGTAGGAAGCCCATTTGGTCCATGCCCGGGTAGGGCCTGAGACCCGGTATGCTGGCCTGCATCGGGGGCATAAATGTAGCGGGTGGGAAAGCGCTCTGAGGTGGAAGTGACGTGTACAAGGGTTTGGCGGCGAATGGGTTGATGCCGAAGATCGGGCTAGTGCTTTTTTCAAGGCTTCCGTTGTTGGTCGAGCCTGAGAAATCCTTCTTCAGGTAGGCCAAGTTCAACGGCTCTTCGAAGTGCTCTCGGGGGGAGGGGACGCTGCTGGCGTCGATGGTAATGCTGTTGACTTTGGGTCTGCTTTTGACAGTCAGTGCATGCTTGGGTTCCTTCATGAGTCTCGGCAGAGAGAGGTCCAGCGGTTCGGCCTGCAGGTCCTCTGAAGTCAAGCTGTTTGGAGTGTAGGAACTGCTGTGAGAGTTTTTGGAGGACGTGGAGGACAGATTAAGCGGTGAGGGGGTGTTGCTGCGTGAGTGGTCCAACTTTTCGCCAGTGGCTTTGGTGCTGCCGCTAAACTGGTGGTTTTTCAGGTGTCTGAGCGAGTTGTCACAGTTGCTAATGTTGTTGTGGAGCTCTGCAATGGAGGGCGACATGATGCGGTCACTGGGCTTCAGTAGAGACACAGGTGACCTAGCTGCCATAGAGTCTTTTGGTGGAGTGTGGTGGTTGTTTGTCCCGAGAACCATGTCGGTGTTGTTCCTCTGCTCTAGTGGTGGGGTTCTAGTGGTACCGTACTGGTACATCTTCCGCTGGTCAAACCACTCCTTGACAAATTCCTGAGGAAGGCCCACCGCTATGGAAATTTTGAGCAGTTCCTCTGAGTTGGGCTCCATGTTCATGGCAAAATATGCCTTCAACACAGACATGTGGTCCCTGTAGGGGTTGAGAGGCCCAGTGAGTCCCTTCTCAGCCAGCATGGAGGAAGGTAAGTGGGCGTTCTTCTCCATGAAGATGCTCGGCTTGTTGGTTATCATGTTCTCGCTGGGCTGCAAGACAGCTTTGATCTCCTCGTTCATCTTGCACAGGTAGCGTTCATGCTGATGCAGAGGGATCGGCCCAGGGAAGGTTTCTTTGCAATATTGGCAAGCGTATGGCGTAAACATGTTATTTTCCTGCACCTTCTCATCCACACCTCCTTCGAGCATGTGGTTGGATTTCTCTCGTTTGATATTGTTAATCTGCCTCTTCGAGTCTGTCGTCAGGCTCTGGAGGCAGGCTTTGGCTTCGTTGACTTTTTCTAACGTGTAATCGATGATGCTTTTGGTGGCGCCGTTGTGACTGACGAGCGGAAGCCCGGCCTGAGGGTCCCCTTGTGTCAGTGCTTGCTTCTGCTCTTCAACCTGGGTCCCCGGTTCCTTCATGTAGGCCTTGTACTTGgagagctcctccagcttgCAGTCCAATTTCTGCCTGCATACGGTGTTATCAACAATCTGAAGGACCCTCTGCACCTCGCTCAGGTTGTTCCCCGCCAGCCCTGGGTAGCATAGGAGCTGCGACTCCAGGCCGGCTATCCCGAGGTGCTGCAGGGGACTCTGGGCTGTTGCATTGTGGACCCCCAGCGGGCTGTTTCCCCCCATCCCTCCGTTCATGAACGGCCCAGAAGCGCCAAAACCGTGCGACGCCATCATCAGCTTGTAGTCGTTGAAATCAAGCGGTTCCGTCTTGATGTTTAGATGGTTGTTGTGTTCGGGGAGGCCGAGCGGCTTGCCGTTCTCCAGCTTCTGCCGCAGCTGGGTGATGGCGGTGTTCGTCGGGGAGGAGGACGCAGAGGTGGGGGACGAGCCCGTCTTCATGTTGCCGCGCATCCTGCCGTTGACGGCAATCAGACCAATGCACTTCTTGCTGCTAATGTGGGAGCTGTAGGAGCCCGAGTGAGAGAAGCGCTTCTTGCAGTTGGAGCACTCGTACGGTTTTTCACCTGAAACAAAACGACCAGAGCTTGAGACGGCGTAGGACAAACATCTGAGCACCAGAGAACCTACAGTCAGCGCTGCAGTTGAAACTAGACGTTCCTTAAAGGTAACATCCTCCAGGAATGAAAGGAAGATCTGTGAGTTGCTCTTTATTTGCGGCCCTGCACTTGTGACTCACCGCTGTGGATCCGGAGGTGTTCCTTCAGATGGTGCTTGTACTTGAAGGCCTTGCCACACTCTGTGCATTTGAACTTGCGGTTGCCGGCCGCTTGGTTGAGCAGTTGGTGCTGcgggaaaagaagagaaagagacgtTCAGGAACAGAAAGCCACAGACTCGGCAGGGGGTGAGAGTTCACTAAATAATCACAATTGGTCGGCATGACAACAAGGATAAAGCCAAATGGCTCCGGTCCCCAACGAGACGTGCTGGCTTCCTCCTCCTACCTCTGACTACAGGCAGGCACGCCGATAACACACAGAATCACATACCTTTTAATTTTTTGGCTCCTCTGTCAAAGCAGACACGCCTTTGGAATTTGGCAGGCCagaaaatagaataaatgaaaagagTCATTCTCCTACATTAGAACCACCAATCTGATCTCATTTCCAGCAATTTGGGCCAAATTAGTCAGAAAGGTGTACCTGCCTGTACACACCGCCGGTCTTATTGCTCTGGAATTCCCAACCACAACCACGCCAGCTCAGAAATGTATGTTGTCATTAAGTGTCaaaaaatcattattattattgttgttgcttttgATTATTATGTTGATGGTGAGGatggcaataataataataataataataataataataataataataataataataataataataattcgcTAAAGGGTTGTAATAAAGTGAGGATTCAGACCACAAATGCTGAGCCGTGATTGGCTGCTCACAGGTGACATCACATCCAGTCCATCAGATTTACAGTTAAACCaaggatgaaaaacaacaaaacatgtaaataaGAACAATTTTCAACCTGCTGCGCAGGAGAGTCAATGATGAGTAAATAAAACCCTCTCTGAGCTGGTGGGGCagaacccctccccctcccagatCAGTCCTGACAAATGCGGGGGTGTGTGCTGACTCTACCCACATTCCTGGGGAGACAGATGGTGGCGCACAGGacactgggaggactgggaggaatTGTTCAAACAGCCCCAACCTTCAAAGATCAGGCAGGGAGAGTCGAGGGGGGGGGCAAGCACCGGAGAGGGACCCCATCGCTCGTATGTTGCTGAGTTGCataaacaaacagcaacagCTGCTCGGCTGCCTCCACCTCCCGCCTCCGCCGCCACCATAACCCCTTTACTTCTCCCTGGAGGACCTCACACCCGGTAAAGTTTAGTCTCACCACCACGGCTAATAAGCTACAATCGCTCTACGTTCCCTAATTGTGAATGGCACTTGCAAAACGACTCATTGGTACCATCGGTGCTGACTGTGGGAGGGGGCTGACTGCATGTTTGCATATGTATGATGTCTAATTAGTCATATTTCACCTAATTGGTTTAAGAGGAGGAGGCATGTAAACAGGCAAGAGCTCATGTTTACCTATCAGGACATTATTCTTAATGCTAATCTGGCTGCTCCCGCTCGCCGCGGACTTGCTCCTCGGTTATCTCTGATGTGTCAAACAGGAAGCGAAGTTAGcgcagacaaagacaaagaaaagaggcCCATTGTCCATAGAGaacgtacccccccccccccacctccttcttGCCTCCTGGACTTAAACAATCCCGCTTATTTACAAATCAAGTCAAGCGACAGCCCCTGAATGGTGGTCCTTGGCCACTGACGTGGCCCTGGAggggagcggcagcagcagctgcattgTAATGCGAGGATCGGGGAGCGCGGCTTACTCGGCCCGGTCCATCTGCTCACGTTTTTTGAGCCCAGCTGGTAGACCAGGTGAAAGTACCGGCTGTTGACATGTGATCAGATCAGTCTGAGCCTGTCGTTCTCACTTCAGAGAGCACCACACAACACCCACGACCTGGGCGCTACAGCACCAGGCTTCATGGGTACGTGATATCATCGCTTTCTGGCTCAACTTGAGTACATTACAGGAGGATGAAGCATCAAAACAGGAGTTTAAACCAGCAATTAGCAGATATTTTAAAATGGCATCAGCTCCACATTCCTCATTTATATTCATCCATAAAATTGAAAACAGACTCCGCCCACTTCATAATTAACAGTGTCGATTTAACTGCAGAGAAGGTGCAATTACATTAAAACTCTGAAAGCTTGCAGAATCTTAAAACTCAAGCTGACAAGCGAGTTAAACAGCCGTGACCGCTGATGCGTTTTCACCTCACTGGGCTTTAAGGTGATTCATGCTAACGGCCGCTTATGAACGTCGGATTTCAGACGTTAGCAAATCGATGGCCCAAAAACCTCCAGTAAACGCACAGATGTTTACACAGTGAATGAAATTAGCGGGAGGCGGGCTTTGATGAAGAGCGACAActtcaggaggagctgaagtcGTGGCTCCTGATAAAAAATTCCAAATTGGAAATTCACACAATCATTCGATCGTGAACACGAGACTGGAAAATCATATCAGAGAGGGCCATCAAAAAGCCATTTAGGGCCTCAATTAAAGTTATTACCATTAAAGGATCTGCATCTTCAAAATGCCATGAAAAATTAATAATGATTGCCAATCAGAAAAAATGATCTCTGCTCTCCGAGGGACCGGAGCACATTAGGAATTAGATGAGGGAAGaagaagggggagaaaaagccTCTAACCTGATCCCTCGCAGGCTTGTGTGTGGCCATATGCCGCTCGAGCTGAGTGCGGTAAGCGAACGTGTAGTTGCAGAGGGGGCAGGCGAAGTTCTCCTCGTTCTTCTCATGACGGTACTTGATGTGCTCCTTCAGCGATGTCAAGCGCTTGTAGCCCCGGTCACAGTAGGGGCAGGTCAACAGTTGGGCGAAGGCATCTGGCGTTCCAGGTGGCAGGTCTGCAACagagaaggatggcgggagggggcagagagagacgggggagtgaaggaggaaggggaagggaAAGCGGGCCAAAAGGTCAGCGAATCAATGGCAGCTAACGGGCGGGCTGCCCAGAAGTGGTATGGGAGCTATCTCAGCAATCTGCTCCACATGGGAGCCACGGATCCAGCCtggcatccacacacacacatacacacacacacacaacacacgcgcgcacgcacacacctcctTATTACCAATAGAGGACAATCAATTTACATGATTCAACAGGGACACTTTTTTgggggattttaaaaaaagaaaaaagccatgAGAAGACATATGAGTCCTGATCCAGCCATCAGCAGtcacttaattaaaaaaacaccaacCCCCAGAAGGTTTTAGGCATGATTTTATTCTGTATGTAATGGTCTCCAGTTAGACAATAAAACAAAGTTCCCCCTAAATCAAAAATCCTCTTGCAGAAACCTCCAAAACCTTCCTCCAAACAGGCCTTTTGTTTCAACATCATCATCGTGGCTGCAGCATGAATCATGGGATCATTCTAATTcagctctgctcttttttttattttattttccttcaggGACCTCGAGAGGTGCACTATCTGATTACAGGCCCCTGCCCAGCTGTTGCTTAAGGCTGTAGGTAAACACCGAGGCATGCAGCGAATCTGTGGGACCAACAGCTGTCCGGCCGTGTCAGCGAGGGGAACTGCTGCTCTGTCCGCGGCTTCTAACACTTCCAGTTTATAACACACAATTCTTTGTCTTTTAAGAGTATTTGCTGGTGCAAAAGTTATCAGGTATACGGCGTTCCTGCAAAGTTGTCCCATTAGAGGACGCCcgtaaaagaaaaggaaaaatattaAGCTCCAAAAAGAAACGTGTAGAATAGTATTTTTTAAAGCTTGAGCTGAGTCGCAGCGCCGAGAAGTAACGCCCGCTATTTAGTATTTAAAAGTTGAATTAACCTCACTGAAAGTTAACGAAAGAAAAGTTTGTTTGCTGCATTTATCACCAAATTTATTTCTACTTCAGTGGTTAAAGCTAAGTTATGTTGCTGCACATTTTAATTCCCTCTGCCAAGAGGTGCCCGCCCgcgtgcctgcctgcccgcATGTCTGCCTGTCAgtaaatagattaaaaaaataactcaaaaagttatgaaGGGATTCTAATGACATTTTCCAGATGTTGTTGATATTGAGCCAAGAAAGAAATTattacattttggtgatgttctggattctggaagGACTATGACCTTAGATCTTACAagggggctttgatcataagtTTGATCATAAAGTAACACACTACTATATTTCCGCTGTGTATTTTTCTagtatatagatatatatgtatatatatataggggAAATGTCCTGCTTGGGAGCGGTCTGAGCTCTCTGCCCCTCTGTCTTGTTAAAAATGTGATGTAAAAATATGTCACTTGTGTTTGAATTCCAAAATTTCCCGTTAAATGTGCCTGATGCTGGCCTTTTCCGTACCATTTTCCTCCGGACCTGTGGCCTCTGGTGTTCCCAGGCGGGACAGCTCCTCCGGGGCTTCTGGGTAAATGATGGCAGTGTCTCCACGCTGCAGGTATTCGGCGATGCTAACCACGTGACTGTCGCTGTCATCCAGCTTCCGCTTGGCAAAGAAGTCCTCAAACTCTGAAGTGCAATCGACGCTCTTGactgaaggagagagaggaagaggagaagatgaaggaggagaatgAGGGGGAGGAATAAATCGGATTCATTTCTGTCCCCAGAGAATTGTCTTACAGGAGGATATTGGGAACACGAGGACAGTCGCCCAAAACATTCGGGAGAATACGTCTAAATTATGGGTTTGCCTGTCACACCACAAGGGCTAAAATAGGAATTGTAACTTAAGTGAGATAAACTGGCAACAGCGAGCTTCCAGGGAACGACACgtgaaacaaaaccaaactcACTCACGAAGCAAAATCCGATTCCGAGTTCAggactgaagggaaaaaaaaaaaatcagagacacacacaagccCGGTTtaatcagcagcagagccgcGTTTCTGTGGATCGACTTTCACATATAAGGTCAATCAAGAGACTGTGGCTTTTGTTGATTCTCTGTTGAACAGATTACTGGGGCCAAACCACAAACCAGCCCAGAaagacagagaaggagaagaagaagagagagcagCTCCGCCATCAGTGAGCAGAATGTCTCTTAAGCCAGCCAAAGTGCTGAGGCCACACAATGTGTTTTCTCAAATTATTTCCCAGTCGCCTTCTCTTCAGGGAAACTCTTAAGCTGCAGCGTGGAGATAGCTGcctccaaaaacacactgaGAGGCATCAGCAGCCTTCATTAGTCAAGGCgactttcaacacacacacacacacacggacgcacgGACACGTGTTCATGCACGACCTGCAGAAATACTATTTggcccaaacaaacaaaaaaagagcgACGTCTCATCAGACTTCATCCCCTGTTAATTAGGCTTTTAGCCTGTGAGCCAAGGTGAGGCTTAAGGAGCGATTTGTTCGGCCGTCATGACTTTGCGCTCCAATTTGCGAAAGGTCAAGGTGGTAGATTTGGTTGTCAAAAATGGCAGCCAAATGTCACCAGTGCCAATGGATCACTTTTGATAACCGCGATCGCATAATATGCGCCGCTCTCATTAGAAGCTCCTTTTGAAGCTAATTGTCAATGTTGTAAtaactgttgtttttgtctcctgATTATTCTGACTGACCGACCGACTGACCGACCGACTGACCGactgcctgactgactgacagggGTGCGGCTCAGCGGAATCAGTTTCCTGGACCTGAACCTGAAAGCCTTCAGGGTTATTATTTACTTCACATGAACGCAGCCCAACAATCCTGCCCAGTAAACGTGTTCTTCATGTCTGCTTTTGTTCATGGTTTTGGGATGAAAAATGCAAGTCATTTCTCTTTAAAGACAGTCTTTCCTTCCAGTGGAGGAGGAAATCACCTGGATCAAAGTGCGCTCTGGCACCGGGACGTGATCAAACTGCTCATGTCTTTAAACAGAATCACATGTGATCCTGTGGCGGGGGAGCTTCCACAGCGGTGCCACAGTATTGTTTCCAAAACTCCTTTAAGCGGGCGAAATGGAAAACATTTGCAGCTCTcgacagaaggaaaaaaagaagaagaaaacaccagGATGGACGGAGGGTAATTAGAGCTGAAGGGAGGCTTTTGAGGCAGGGCCGCGTGGCGTTCTGTGGGGTACTTTTGGTTTGCCATAACAGCATCCAGGGGCCAACTGGAATGATATCATGGAAGGGTGGGGTGCATGTGactgcagctcagctcaggCCTGTTTAATGCAAGATGGCAGGTAGGATTAAGTTCCACCGAGAGTCGCAGCGGAGCGTAAATGCGCTCGCTATGCTAACCTGGGAGGCTACAACTTTCTAATCGACGCTCCTAAAAGTTGTCATCTCTTCAGCTTCCTATAAACATGCAGGGATTTGTCTCGGGTTTCCAGCAGGACGAGAGTTCCCTTTAATTACAGTTTGCAGTTTGTGTACGTAATCGTTCTGTtgttattttagaaaa contains:
- the zeb2b gene encoding zinc finger E-box-binding homeobox 2b isoform X1, which produces MKHEIMADGPRCKRRKQANPRRKNALNYENVVETGSETEEDDKLPVSEEDPLINGTGSPASLTNPDASPRTESHGLLTKDEEDDEMRDSGVEHIWPDNDMLSASVDGADEMKDDFDTLGPDATLQTVGNGTVKSVDCTSEFEDFFAKRKLDDSDSHVVSIAEYLQRGDTAIIYPEAPEELSRLGTPEATGPEENDLPPGTPDAFAQLLTCPYCDRGYKRLTSLKEHIKYRHEKNEENFACPLCNYTFAYRTQLERHMATHKPARDQHQLLNQAAGNRKFKCTECGKAFKYKHHLKEHLRIHSGEKPYECSNCKKRFSHSGSYSSHISSKKCIGLIAVNGRMRGNMKTGSSPTSASSSPTNTAITQLRQKLENGKPLGLPEHNNHLNIKTEPLDFNDYKLMMASHGFGASGPFMNGGMGGNSPLGVHNATAQSPLQHLGIAGLESQLLCYPGLAGNNLSEVQRVLQIVDNTVCRQKLDCKLEELSKYKAYMKEPGTQVEEQKQALTQGDPQAGLPLVSHNGATKSIIDYTLEKVNEAKACLQSLTTDSKRQINNIKREKSNHMLEGGVDEKVQENNMFTPYACQYCKETFPGPIPLHQHERYLCKMNEEIKAVLQPSENMITNKPSIFMEKNAHLPSSMLAEKGLTGPLNPYRDHMSVLKAYFAMNMEPNSEELLKISIAVGLPQEFVKEWFDQRKMYQYGTTRTPPLEQRNNTDMVLGTNNHHTPPKDSMAARSPVSLLKPSDRIMSPSIAELHNNISNCDNSLRHLKNHQFSGSTKATGEKLDHSRSNTPSPLNLSSTSSKNSHSSSYTPNSLTSEDLQAEPLDLSLPRLMKEPKHALTVKSRPKVNSITIDASSVPSPREHFEEPLNLAYLKKDFSGSTNNGSLEKSTSPIFGINPFAAKPLYTSLPPQSAFPPATFMPPMQASIPGLRPYPGMDQMGFLPHMAYTYAAGAATFAEMQQRRKYQRKSGFQGDLLDGTPDYMSGLDDMTDPDSCLSRKKIKKTESGMYACDLCDKTFQKSSSLLRHKYEHTGKRPHQCQICKKAFKHKHHLIEHSRLHSGEKPYQCDKCGKRFSHSGSYSQHMNHRYSYCKREAEEREAAEREAREKGHLEPTELLMSRAYLQGITPQGYPELPEREAILRHEGVNGGISREGRKEVDGAYAKMGRREDEFEEEEEESKSMDTDPDTLRDEEENGEHSMDDSSLDGKMETKSDHEDAMEDGM